Proteins encoded by one window of Paenibacillus urinalis:
- a CDS encoding response regulator transcription factor, whose amino-acid sequence MFTIMLIEDDLTLFQEMKDRLSQWSYDTYGVQNFDKVMQEFAEIQPDLVIIDIQLPKFDGFHWCRMIRAHSNVPIIFLSSRDHPTDMVMSMQLGADDFIQKPFHFDVLIAKIQATLRRVYNYNTEPTQLKTWRGAAIEYVKNSISNDQGSAELTKNEMFILKMLIEQKNQIISREDLIKSLWDNEHFVSDNTLTVNVNRLRKKLETIGLGAYIETKVGQGYMATEEAAP is encoded by the coding sequence ATGTTCACAATCATGCTCATCGAGGATGATCTGACCTTGTTTCAAGAAATGAAGGACCGTTTATCGCAGTGGTCTTATGATACATACGGTGTACAAAATTTTGATAAGGTCATGCAGGAGTTTGCGGAAATCCAGCCCGATCTAGTCATCATCGACATCCAGCTTCCCAAGTTCGACGGGTTTCATTGGTGCCGCATGATTCGGGCCCATTCCAATGTTCCTATCATCTTTCTGTCCTCCCGTGATCATCCGACGGATATGGTGATGTCCATGCAGCTCGGAGCTGACGACTTCATTCAGAAGCCGTTTCATTTCGATGTCCTGATCGCCAAGATCCAGGCTACGCTCCGCCGTGTCTACAATTACAATACAGAGCCGACCCAGCTTAAGACCTGGAGAGGAGCAGCCATAGAATATGTGAAGAACTCCATTTCAAATGATCAAGGCTCAGCAGAGCTGACGAAAAATGAAATGTTTATCCTCAAAATGCTGATTGAGCAGAAGAACCAAATCATCAGCAGAGAGGACCTCATCAAAAGTCTGTGGGATAATGAGCATTTTGTCAGCGACAACACACTCACCGTCAATGTGAACCGCCTGCGGAAGAAGCTCGAAACGATCGGCCTAGGTGCTTATATTGAAACCAAGGTCGGACAGGGTTACATGGCTACGGAAGAGGCTGCCCCATGA
- a CDS encoding sensor histidine kinase: MIRGFLIERRSWLLLILVLQLLTLFVAYIDTSVPLLPILYITLLSSMLCILFFFIRYHKETKFFKQLKAWNHTYDLTAFKNADSPFEQIVEDAVTMQTQHYKKEASGRLLLLEQEKDELLSWIHEVKTPLTAMRLMIDRLPDDALKSQLQFEWLRIHHLLDQQLHQKRIPFIENDLYIEETSLEPIIYKEIRDLKSWCIQKGIGFDVSLDAPQVLTDAKWLGFILRQILTNAVKYSEASDIIVESRKENGHVLLTIQDYGRGIDPKDLPRIFDRGFTSTTRHQESAATGMGLYLAQKSADSLRIHIEVQSAVGHGTAFYLTFPVPNDFDHLAGM; the protein is encoded by the coding sequence ATGATTCGGGGGTTTCTTATTGAACGGCGCAGCTGGCTGCTGCTGATCCTCGTCCTGCAGCTGCTGACGCTGTTCGTCGCCTATATCGATACCTCTGTTCCACTGCTGCCCATTCTGTATATTACACTGCTGTCTTCCATGCTCTGTATTTTGTTCTTCTTTATTCGGTATCATAAGGAAACCAAGTTCTTCAAACAGTTAAAGGCCTGGAATCACACCTATGATCTTACTGCCTTCAAGAACGCCGATAGTCCCTTCGAGCAGATTGTGGAGGATGCAGTGACGATGCAGACCCAGCACTATAAAAAAGAAGCATCCGGCCGCCTTCTGCTCCTCGAGCAGGAGAAGGATGAACTGCTCTCATGGATTCACGAAGTCAAGACACCCCTGACGGCGATGCGGCTCATGATTGACCGTTTGCCTGATGATGCGCTCAAGAGCCAGCTCCAGTTCGAATGGCTGCGGATTCACCATCTGCTCGATCAGCAGCTGCACCAGAAGCGGATTCCTTTTATCGAGAATGATCTGTATATCGAGGAGACCTCGCTTGAGCCGATCATCTACAAGGAGATTCGGGACTTGAAATCTTGGTGTATTCAAAAAGGAATCGGCTTTGACGTATCACTGGACGCGCCTCAGGTGCTCACAGATGCAAAATGGCTCGGCTTCATCCTCCGGCAGATCCTGACCAATGCCGTCAAATACAGCGAGGCTTCGGACATTATCGTAGAGAGCCGGAAGGAGAACGGACATGTCCTTCTGACCATTCAGGATTACGGCCGCGGTATTGATCCGAAGGATCTGCCCCGCATTTTTGATCGGGGCTTCACCTCAACAACCCGGCATCAGGAAAGCGCGGCTACGGGAATGGGGCTGTATTTGGCACAGAAATCGGCTGATTCCCTTCGGATTCATATTGAGGTTCAGTCTGCTGTGGGGCATGGCACGGCCTTCTATCTTACCTTTCCTGTTCCTAATGATTTCGATCATCTTGCAGGCATGTGA
- a CDS encoding ABC transporter ATP-binding protein → MVILEANKIHKIYGNKFNKQEVLKGIDLKVNKGEFVSIMGASGSGKTTLLNVLSSIDKLSEGTIEIEGKEFTGMKEKDLAEFRKNHLGFIFQEYNLLDTLTVKENVLLPLSIKNVSKRAALEKFKAVASELGIYELADKYPSEISGGQKQRTSAARAFIHDPGIIFADEPTGALDSKSASDLLNKLSDMNEKHAATIIMVTHDPVAASYCSRVIFIKDGQIYSQLNKGEQPRSSFLSDIMKTQGVLGGVQA, encoded by the coding sequence GTGGTTATATTGGAAGCAAATAAGATCCACAAAATATACGGCAACAAATTTAACAAGCAGGAAGTGCTGAAAGGGATCGATCTGAAAGTAAACAAAGGAGAGTTTGTCAGCATCATGGGCGCCTCGGGCTCCGGCAAGACCACCCTGTTGAATGTGCTGTCCTCCATCGACAAGCTGAGCGAGGGAACCATCGAGATTGAGGGCAAAGAATTTACAGGCATGAAGGAGAAGGATCTCGCTGAGTTCCGCAAGAACCACCTCGGTTTTATTTTTCAGGAATATAATCTGCTCGACACACTGACGGTTAAGGAAAATGTGCTCCTTCCGCTATCCATTAAGAACGTATCCAAACGGGCTGCGCTGGAAAAATTCAAGGCGGTTGCATCCGAGCTTGGCATTTACGAGCTGGCGGATAAATACCCGAGTGAGATTTCAGGCGGACAGAAGCAGCGAACCTCTGCTGCCAGAGCGTTCATCCATGATCCAGGCATTATTTTTGCAGATGAACCAACGGGAGCGCTCGATTCGAAATCCGCCTCCGATCTGCTGAATAAGCTCAGTGACATGAACGAGAAGCATGCGGCAACGATCATTATGGTTACGCATGACCCCGTAGCGGCAAGCTACTGCAGCCGGGTCATCTTCATCAAGGACGGACAGATATACTCGCAGCTGAATAAGGGCGAGCAGCCGAGATCCTCCTTCCTGAGCGACATTATGAAAACCCAAGGCGTGCTGGGCGGTGTTCAAGCGTGA